The DNA sequence TTCGCCTCTTTTTGACTACCCCTTCTGGTGATGAGAAAGCAATCGCCATCATTGGACGAAACGGACTACTCGGCGAATGCGGGCTGTTTGACCATCCCACCTTCAACAACGGGGCGATTACCGCCAGCAAGGCAACCCTGCTAAAGGTTCCAGTCGAACGGTTCAAGGAAGCGTTTTCAACAAACCTTACCATCGCTCACAACGTCCTCCGTTTTCTCGACGGAAAGAACCGGATACTCGCGTCGCACACCATGCAGCTCAGCTTTTACTCCGCTGCACAGCGGATTTGCTTTACCCTGATGCAACTGGGTAGTACGTACGGGAAAGAAGGAAACGGTAAACGAGTCATCACCGTCCGCTTCACTCATCAGGAGCTGGCCAATGTGGTCGGCACTTCGCGTGTGACCGTGGCCAACACGATGAAGGAACTCGAACGAAAGCACATCCTCTCCAAGGAAGGCGGCTTGTATGTCATTGAGGACGAAGCACAGCTGTACCGCTCCGTTTTAGATGGCCTATCGCTGTAATACCTTCACGATACAGGAAGAGTTCAGATGGAATCAGTAAAGCACTTTACACTTTTCGCATTTCGAGCCAAATTTCTGACAACAGAGGGTTGGAAAAAAGGAGGAGTGTTCGATGACTTTGTGGGTTTTTCTTGCGCTTGTGATCGGTGGGATTTTGCTGTTTGGGGTTCTTTACGAATCCATCTCTCGACGGTCGAAAAGAAGGGTACCCGTGAAGCCGGGCAAGTACGATCAAACGTACACGGAGCAACTGCTGCAGGATACACGGGATACGATTAACAGGACGGATGTGTAAAAAGGAATGCCTCTAGTCGACGGGAGACATTCCAAAAGAGATATTTTCAAAATCGTCCATGCTCAAAGCGTAAGATACTCGTACACC is a window from the Brevibacillus choshinensis genome containing:
- a CDS encoding Crp/Fnr family transcriptional regulator — encoded protein: MISFFDDKTSPWMEDLPYDWRDVYSLGQSIPYQKHETIFHQDHAAKHVYMVLQGRIRLFLTTPSGDEKAIAIIGRNGLLGECGLFDHPTFNNGAITASKATLLKVPVERFKEAFSTNLTIAHNVLRFLDGKNRILASHTMQLSFYSAAQRICFTLMQLGSTYGKEGNGKRVITVRFTHQELANVVGTSRVTVANTMKELERKHILSKEGGLYVIEDEAQLYRSVLDGLSL